The following coding sequences are from one Heliomicrobium undosum window:
- a CDS encoding HAD family hydrolase, whose product MACKAVIFDLDGTLLDTLADLADSMNRVLSRAGFPTHPLDDYRYFVGDGLATMVRRALPEEGCDEETLRRCFADMQEEYGRNWAVKTAPYTGVMEMIEGLAARNIPMAVLSNKPHDWTVEMTDYFFPQRPFAMVFGQRPAVPKKPDPAGALEIAARFGFDPADIRYLGDTNTDMKTAKGAGMPAIGVLWGFRPAEELLASGADRLIGHPDELFNLIDEG is encoded by the coding sequence TTGGCGTGCAAGGCCGTGATTTTTGACCTGGACGGAACCCTGCTGGACACACTGGCCGATCTGGCCGATTCGATGAACCGCGTGCTCTCCCGCGCCGGCTTTCCCACCCATCCTCTAGACGATTACCGGTACTTCGTCGGTGACGGCCTCGCCACAATGGTGAGGCGTGCGCTACCGGAGGAAGGTTGCGACGAGGAGACGCTGCGGCGCTGTTTCGCCGATATGCAAGAGGAATACGGCCGGAACTGGGCCGTGAAAACCGCCCCCTACACCGGGGTAATGGAAATGATCGAGGGCCTGGCGGCCCGGAACATCCCCATGGCTGTCTTATCAAATAAGCCCCACGACTGGACCGTCGAGATGACCGATTATTTTTTCCCGCAGCGGCCCTTTGCCATGGTATTCGGCCAGCGTCCGGCAGTCCCCAAGAAGCCCGATCCGGCCGGGGCGCTGGAGATCGCCGCGCGATTCGGTTTCGATCCGGCGGATATCCGCTATCTGGGCGATACGAATACGGATATGAAGACGGCAAAAGGGGCGGGCATGCCGGCCATCGGCGTCCTCTGGGGCTTCCGACCGGCGGAAGAACTGCTGGCGAGCGGGGCGGACCGGCTGATCGGGCACCCTGACGAGTTGTTCAATTTGATTGATGAAGGGTAG
- a CDS encoding PAS domain S-box protein: MILLITASGSSETFLSLVRQFPLPLAVLDPDRTIRFLNPSAERLTGWNSQDAAGRRSDDFFHLGETDAAGLPTHCGHIVTPEGESRSLCVQAHALTLDDEKADAFLVILEAVTLGDLGSPSCDRTCRRLAAKYYSLLEQCKQMEIELRKRDQRFRDVERAFDEFIWELDAEGRYTYVSPQIRSILGVTPEELIGAPVRQYVYPDDAERFWNGFLKAAAKNELVRNLEYRRRSASGELRWLSANGVPIFNENGTVIGFRGATLDITKQKTAEAALRDSEEHYRSIVTAIAEGMVVQERDGQIVSFNRKAETILGLTADQLLGRTSYDPRWRAVREDGSPFPGEEHPAMVSLRTGKPCHNVVMGVHKPNGEMSWILINAEPLFRPGEGEPFRVVATFTDITERRKIEQKLLETREQLKNLFNSLNIVFWSYDVSQRRLLQLSPACEGLFGVPAQAFFDHPDTWAQSIHPDDLPRLQRISKRVLVSKPIQDEFRIVHRDGDLRWVSGHVIPVAGSSGKVVRLDGMLMDITEKKQVDMELRIAKVRAEEASLAKSSFLAMMSHEIRTPMNGIIGMNELLLGTRLTSEQVDYAEAVQESAELLLTVINDILDYSKVEAGKMELESIDFDPVPVVNGVARLLQGKAREKGLSISTSIADEARFLFQGDPGRLRQVLLNLVSNAVKFTEKGAIDIRVFPVSDTGAQVTIRFEVTDSGIGIAPEIRDCLFRPFSQGNTSMTRKYGGTGLGLAISRNLVELMGGKIGVQSKPGEGSTFWFTLPVRKRSPLPQSPVDAAESRPTASPPLVSLASMDRSTSIHPPSHLPSQHPSHLPAHLPSQHPSHLPAHLPSHHAPRPPSLQASQHPSHLPAHPPHLSVAPLPRLRQASVLVVEDNPVNQKLVTALLRKMGLSVRLAGSGLEAIDALGEEDYALILMDCQLPDLNGFETTQVIRDSEAETGQHIPIIAMTALSMQGDREKCLQAGMDDYISKPIDRKQLTAMLARWLSESADEETGTD, encoded by the coding sequence GTGATCCTCTTGATAACTGCCTCGGGTTCGTCCGAGACATTCCTGTCTCTTGTCCGACAATTCCCGTTGCCTTTGGCGGTGTTGGATCCTGACCGAACCATCCGCTTTTTGAATCCGTCCGCCGAACGGTTGACCGGATGGAACAGTCAGGATGCGGCCGGTCGCCGGAGCGACGATTTTTTTCATCTGGGCGAAACAGATGCGGCTGGGCTGCCCACCCATTGCGGTCACATTGTCACGCCGGAAGGAGAGTCCCGCTCCCTCTGTGTGCAGGCCCATGCCCTTACCCTTGACGACGAAAAAGCAGATGCCTTTTTGGTCATCCTGGAAGCGGTCACGTTGGGTGATCTTGGTTCACCCTCGTGCGATAGAACCTGTCGTCGCCTGGCCGCAAAGTATTACTCACTGCTGGAACAGTGCAAACAGATGGAAATCGAATTGCGTAAAAGGGATCAGCGTTTTCGCGATGTGGAACGGGCCTTTGACGAATTTATTTGGGAACTGGATGCGGAAGGCCGGTATACCTATGTCTCACCCCAGATCCGGTCCATCCTGGGTGTAACGCCGGAAGAATTGATCGGTGCGCCTGTTCGACAGTATGTCTATCCCGATGACGCGGAACGATTTTGGAACGGTTTCCTCAAAGCCGCTGCCAAGAACGAACTGGTCCGCAACCTGGAGTACCGCCGGCGCTCCGCCTCCGGGGAGCTTCGTTGGTTGAGCGCGAACGGCGTCCCGATCTTCAATGAAAACGGGACGGTGATCGGTTTTCGCGGCGCCACGCTGGATATTACGAAGCAGAAAACGGCGGAGGCCGCCTTGCGCGACAGCGAGGAGCACTATCGCTCGATCGTGACTGCCATCGCCGAGGGCATGGTTGTCCAAGAGCGGGACGGGCAGATCGTGTCCTTTAACCGAAAAGCGGAGACCATTCTGGGCTTAACGGCTGATCAGTTGCTTGGACGGACCTCTTACGACCCGCGCTGGCGCGCCGTCCGGGAAGACGGATCCCCCTTCCCCGGCGAGGAACACCCGGCCATGGTCTCATTGCGCACAGGGAAACCCTGTCACAATGTGGTCATGGGCGTCCACAAGCCCAATGGAGAAATGTCTTGGATTCTAATCAACGCCGAACCGCTCTTTCGTCCGGGTGAAGGCGAGCCCTTCCGGGTGGTGGCGACCTTTACCGATATTACGGAACGGCGCAAGATCGAACAGAAACTGCTGGAGACAAGGGAACAGTTGAAGAACCTCTTCAACAGCCTGAATATCGTCTTCTGGTCCTACGACGTGTCACAGCGACGCCTTTTGCAACTCTCCCCTGCCTGCGAGGGGCTCTTCGGCGTTCCCGCCCAGGCTTTTTTTGATCACCCCGACACATGGGCGCAGTCGATCCACCCCGACGATCTGCCTCGCTTGCAACGCATATCGAAACGGGTTCTCGTCAGCAAACCCATTCAGGATGAATTCCGCATCGTCCACAGGGACGGCGATCTGCGCTGGGTAAGCGGTCATGTCATCCCTGTTGCCGGCAGTTCCGGGAAGGTTGTCCGTCTCGACGGCATGCTCATGGACATCACGGAAAAGAAACAGGTGGATATGGAGTTGCGGATCGCCAAGGTCCGTGCCGAGGAGGCCAGTTTAGCGAAGAGTTCCTTCCTGGCCATGATGAGCCATGAGATCCGCACACCCATGAACGGGATTATCGGCATGAACGAACTGCTGCTGGGCACTCGGTTGACGTCGGAACAAGTCGATTACGCCGAGGCAGTGCAGGAATCAGCCGAACTCCTGCTCACCGTGATCAATGACATCCTTGACTACTCGAAGGTCGAAGCCGGCAAGATGGAACTGGAATCGATCGATTTCGATCCCGTTCCGGTCGTCAACGGCGTGGCCCGGCTGCTTCAGGGCAAAGCGCGGGAAAAGGGCCTGTCCATTTCCACTTCCATCGCTGATGAGGCGCGCTTCCTCTTTCAGGGCGATCCGGGACGGCTGCGGCAGGTGCTGCTCAACCTCGTCAGCAACGCCGTCAAGTTTACCGAAAAGGGCGCCATCGACATCCGTGTCTTCCCCGTTTCCGATACGGGCGCCCAGGTCACTATCCGTTTTGAGGTGACCGACTCGGGGATCGGCATCGCGCCGGAGATTCGGGACTGCCTCTTCCGGCCCTTCAGCCAGGGAAACACATCCATGACGCGCAAATACGGCGGAACCGGTCTGGGTCTCGCCATCTCCCGGAACCTGGTGGAACTGATGGGCGGCAAGATCGGCGTCCAAAGCAAGCCCGGCGAAGGATCCACCTTCTGGTTTACCCTTCCGGTGCGCAAACGGTCTCCGTTGCCGCAATCGCCTGTCGACGCCGCCGAATCCCGGCCGACTGCCTCGCCGCCGCTGGTTTCGCTGGCTTCCATGGACCGTTCAACAAGTATTCATCCCCCTTCTCATCTTCCTTCTCAGCATCCCTCACATCTTCCCGCTCATCTTCCCTCTCAGCATCCCTCACATCTTCCCGCTCATCTTCCCTCTCATCATGCCCCTCGTCCCCCTTCTCTTCAGGCTTCTCAGCACCCCTCTCATCTCCCCGCTCATCCCCCTCATCTTTCCGTCGCCCCGCTTCCCCGTCTTCGCCAAGCCTCCGTCCTCGTTGTGGAGGACAATCCGGTGAACCAGAAACTGGTCACCGCGCTGTTGCGAAAAATGGGCCTTTCCGTCCGCTTGGCCGGTAGCGGTCTGGAAGCTATTGACGCATTGGGTGAAGAGGATTATGCCCTCATCCTGATGGACTGCCAGCTTCCCGATCTGAACGGCTTTGAAACGACGCAGGTGATCCGCGACAGCGAGGCCGAGACGGGGCAGCACATCCCCATCATCGCCATGACAGCCTTGTCAATGCAGGGGGACCGGGAGAAGTGCCTCCAGGCGGGGATGGACGACTATATCAGCAAACCGATTGATCGAAAGCAGTTGACGGCCATGCTCGCCCGCTGGCTGAGCGAGAGCGCCGACGAGGAGACGGGAACGGATTAA